One segment of Neisseria mucosa DNA contains the following:
- a CDS encoding GNAT family N-acetyltransferase, whose protein sequence is MPEVIHYPELHRFQIDIDGLEAGYISYTEHNGGWDVNHTEVSPNFRHRGIAKLLVDALMEYAETHHIPLTASCDYAARFIG, encoded by the coding sequence ATGCCCGAAGTGATCCACTACCCCGAGCTCCATCGCTTTCAAATCGATATTGACGGTTTGGAAGCAGGCTATATCAGCTATACCGAACACAACGGCGGCTGGGACGTAAACCATACCGAGGTCTCGCCCAACTTCCGTCATCGCGGCATTGCCAAACTGCTGGTGGACGCGCTGATGGAATATGCCGAAACACATCACATCCCGTTGACTGCAAGCTGCGACTACGCGGCGCGGTTTATCGGTTGA
- the coaD gene encoding pantetheine-phosphate adenylyltransferase: protein MTTTTPRRAVYAGSFDPPTLGHLWMIQEAQSLFDELIVAIGTNPEKRSTYTIEERRAMLDAITHPFPNVRISVFENRFLVDYAREANANFIVRGIRSAADYEYERSMRYINSDIAPEISTVFLMPPREIAEVSSTMVKGLVGPQGWRDMIGRYLPDPVYQKILQDHETNT from the coding sequence ATGACCACGACCACTCCGCGCCGTGCCGTGTACGCAGGCAGCTTCGACCCTCCCACCCTCGGCCACCTGTGGATGATACAGGAAGCCCAATCCCTCTTTGACGAACTCATCGTCGCCATCGGCACCAATCCCGAAAAGCGCAGCACCTACACCATAGAAGAACGCCGCGCCATGCTCGATGCCATTACCCACCCCTTCCCCAACGTCCGCATCAGCGTGTTTGAAAACCGCTTTTTGGTCGATTACGCCCGAGAAGCCAACGCCAATTTCATCGTCCGCGGCATCCGTTCCGCCGCCGACTACGAATACGAACGCTCGATGCGCTACATCAACAGCGACATCGCCCCCGAAATCTCCACCGTCTTCCTGATGCCGCCGCGCGAAATAGCCGAAGTATCCTCCACCATGGTCAAAGGCTTGGTCGGCCCCCAAGGCTGGCGCGACATGATAGGCCGCTACCTCCCCGACCCCGTCTATCAAAAAATCCTGCAAGACCACGAAACAAACACATAA
- a CDS encoding Bax inhibitor-1 family protein: protein MQNDVYDYTSQGSVAKNTVLQKTYRLLGLSFIPAIAGAFFSAKTGFNIFAIFGSYWVSLAAFFGFFYGMTFLIEKNRYSNVGVALLMIFTFGMGLAISPMLQYALAINNGAQIVGTAAAMTAGVFFTMSAMARRTTMNMNKLGSFLGAGAIVLMIAVVANIFLNIPALSLTIAAGFVVFSSLMIMWQVRAVIDGGEDSHISAALTIFISIYNIFSSLLRILISLSGDD from the coding sequence ATGCAAAACGACGTTTACGACTATACCTCGCAAGGCTCGGTTGCCAAAAATACCGTCCTGCAAAAAACCTACCGCCTGCTCGGCCTGTCTTTCATTCCTGCCATTGCCGGCGCGTTCTTTTCCGCCAAAACAGGCTTTAACATTTTCGCCATATTCGGCTCATACTGGGTTTCCCTGGCCGCCTTCTTCGGCTTCTTCTACGGCATGACCTTCCTGATCGAGAAAAACCGTTACAGCAACGTCGGCGTCGCCCTGTTGATGATCTTCACTTTCGGTATGGGCCTTGCCATCAGCCCTATGCTGCAATACGCCCTGGCGATTAACAACGGCGCGCAAATCGTCGGTACGGCCGCCGCCATGACCGCCGGCGTATTCTTCACCATGTCCGCCATGGCACGCCGCACCACAATGAACATGAACAAACTCGGCAGCTTCCTCGGTGCCGGTGCGATCGTGCTCATGATTGCCGTTGTAGCCAACATCTTCCTCAACATCCCTGCACTGAGCCTAACCATCGCAGCCGGCTTCGTTGTCTTCAGTTCCCTGATGATTATGTGGCAGGTGCGTGCCGTTATCGACGGCGGCGAAGACAGCCACATCAGCGCGGCGCTGACCATCTTCATCTCCATCTACAATATTTTCAGCAGCCTCTTGAGAATCCTCATCTCTCTCAGCGGTGACGACTGA
- a CDS encoding oxidative damage protection protein, with product MTRMVHCVKLGKEAEGMKFPPLPNELGKRIFENVSQEAWMAWTRHQTMLINENRLSLADPRAREYLAQQMEQYFFGEGADAVQGYVPQEPK from the coding sequence ATGACCCGTATGGTTCACTGCGTCAAACTCGGCAAAGAAGCCGAAGGCATGAAATTTCCGCCGCTGCCCAACGAATTGGGCAAACGCATTTTTGAAAACGTTTCCCAAGAAGCATGGATGGCATGGACCCGCCACCAAACCATGCTCATCAACGAAAACCGCCTAAGCCTTGCCGATCCGCGCGCACGCGAATACCTCGCCCAGCAGATGGAACAATACTTCTTCGGCGAAGGCGCAGATGCCGTACAAGGCTACGTTCCGCAAGAGCCTAAATAA